Proteins encoded together in one Pontiella desulfatans window:
- the carB gene encoding carbamoyl-phosphate synthase large subunit, producing MPKRDDIHHILIIGSGPIVIGQACEFDYSGTQACKALREEGYTISLINSNPATIMTDPATADRTYIEPITPEAVEKIIIKEKPDAILPTLGGQTALNTAMKLVELGILEKYGVEMIGANYDAIMRGEERDLFKQAMAEAGIETLRSYEVHDLVEAKRVAEEELDFPIIVRPSFTLGGTGGGIADNMEELMGIAEGGLKASLTTEVLLEESVFGWKEYEMEVMRDKKDNAVIICAIENMDPMGIHTGDSITVAPAQTLTDREYQIMRDASLKVLRVIGVETGGSNVQFCIHPDTGRLAIIEMNPRVSRSSALASKATGFPIAKLAAKLAAGYTLDELPNDITKETPACFEPSIDYVVTKLPRFTFEKFPAANPKLGVSMKSVGETMAIGRNFKESLQKAFRSLEIGVDGLDLKAEAKVEKAKLDNYLLTTCTERTIAIKMALKKGYSIEKIQEMTKLDPWFIDQILQIVEIEKQIADAPELDHDLLKFAKKNGFSDEQIGVLRNCTGNAIRALRKKLGIIPVYSLVDTCAGEFAASTPYFYSTYGGQLDETRQTGKQSVIVLGSGPNRIGQGIEFDYSCVHTVKALREMGYEAIMVNSNPETVSTDYDTSDKLYFEPLTFEDVMNIYEAEKPLGMIVQMGGQTPLNLADRLLEAGVPILGTSPKSIAAAEDRELFRQLLDKLELKQPESATAKTLVEAEAIAHRIGFPVMIRPSFVLGGRAMMVAYEEEELEPFVNAAFAASPDFPVLIDRFLEHAIEVDVDLVCDGTDVYVGGVMEHVEEAGIHSGDSACSIPPYTLSDDMVARIKTACTAMAMEIGVKGLMNAQIAVKDDEFYIIEVNPRASRTVPYVSKATNVPLANIATQIAMGKTIKELGLVGFEPKIEWYAVKEAVFPFNRFAGVDPILGPEMKSTGEVMGIDKCFELAFWKAEVAAGQVLPTEGTVFLSAKDRDKDWIVEVGREFVALGFKLVATEGTAQALHNAGLEVTLTHKLSEDGKNVIDLMKSNGVHLLVNTPSGPVARVDEIKIRSEAILRGLPIVTTQSGAEASVKAIKYISENDWDVKPIQEYHA from the coding sequence ATGCCCAAGAGAGACGACATTCACCACATTCTAATTATTGGCTCCGGACCGATCGTGATCGGCCAGGCGTGCGAATTCGACTATTCCGGAACGCAGGCCTGCAAGGCGTTGCGCGAGGAGGGGTATACGATCTCGCTGATCAACTCCAACCCGGCGACGATCATGACCGACCCGGCAACCGCCGACCGCACCTACATCGAGCCGATCACCCCCGAGGCGGTCGAGAAGATCATCATCAAGGAAAAGCCGGATGCGATCCTGCCGACCCTCGGCGGACAGACCGCGCTCAACACGGCCATGAAGTTGGTTGAGCTAGGCATCCTCGAAAAATACGGGGTGGAAATGATCGGCGCCAACTACGACGCCATCATGCGCGGCGAAGAGCGCGACCTCTTCAAACAGGCCATGGCCGAAGCCGGCATCGAAACCCTGCGCAGCTACGAGGTGCACGACCTCGTGGAAGCCAAGCGGGTCGCCGAAGAAGAACTCGATTTCCCGATCATCGTCCGCCCCTCCTTCACGCTCGGCGGAACCGGCGGCGGCATTGCCGACAACATGGAAGAGCTCATGGGGATCGCCGAGGGCGGCCTGAAGGCCAGCCTGACGACCGAAGTCCTGCTCGAAGAGTCCGTGTTCGGCTGGAAGGAATACGAGATGGAAGTGATGCGCGACAAGAAGGACAACGCCGTCATCATCTGCGCCATCGAAAACATGGATCCGATGGGCATCCATACCGGCGACTCCATCACGGTTGCCCCGGCGCAAACCCTCACCGACCGCGAATACCAGATCATGCGCGATGCCTCGTTGAAGGTGCTGCGCGTGATCGGCGTCGAAACCGGCGGATCGAATGTCCAGTTCTGCATCCATCCCGATACGGGCCGCCTGGCGATCATCGAGATGAACCCACGCGTATCGCGCTCCTCCGCGCTGGCCTCCAAGGCGACCGGTTTCCCGATCGCCAAGCTGGCCGCCAAGCTGGCCGCCGGCTACACGCTCGACGAGCTGCCCAACGACATCACCAAGGAAACCCCGGCCTGCTTCGAACCCTCCATCGACTATGTCGTAACCAAGCTACCGCGCTTCACGTTCGAAAAATTCCCGGCTGCGAATCCGAAGCTCGGCGTCAGCATGAAGTCGGTCGGCGAAACCATGGCGATTGGCCGCAACTTCAAGGAATCGCTCCAGAAGGCGTTCCGCTCCCTGGAGATCGGCGTGGACGGTCTCGATCTGAAAGCCGAAGCCAAGGTTGAGAAAGCGAAACTCGACAACTACCTGCTCACGACCTGCACCGAGCGCACCATCGCCATCAAGATGGCCCTGAAGAAGGGATATTCCATCGAGAAGATTCAGGAAATGACCAAGCTCGACCCCTGGTTCATCGACCAGATCCTGCAGATCGTCGAGATCGAAAAACAGATTGCCGATGCCCCCGAGCTGGATCACGACCTGCTGAAATTCGCCAAGAAGAACGGCTTCTCCGACGAGCAGATCGGCGTACTCCGCAACTGCACCGGAAATGCAATCCGCGCACTCCGCAAAAAACTCGGCATCATCCCGGTCTACAGCCTGGTCGACACCTGCGCCGGCGAGTTCGCGGCCTCCACGCCCTACTTCTACTCCACCTATGGTGGCCAACTCGACGAAACGCGCCAGACCGGAAAACAGAGCGTCATCGTGCTCGGCTCCGGCCCGAACCGGATCGGCCAGGGCATTGAGTTCGACTATTCCTGCGTACACACCGTCAAGGCACTGCGCGAAATGGGCTACGAGGCCATCATGGTCAACTCCAACCCGGAAACCGTTTCGACCGACTACGACACCTCCGACAAGCTCTACTTCGAGCCGCTCACCTTCGAAGATGTCATGAACATCTACGAGGCCGAAAAGCCGCTCGGCATGATTGTCCAGATGGGCGGCCAGACCCCGCTCAACCTGGCCGACCGCCTGCTGGAGGCCGGCGTCCCGATTCTCGGCACCTCGCCAAAGAGCATCGCCGCAGCCGAAGACCGCGAACTGTTCCGACAACTGCTCGACAAGCTGGAACTCAAGCAGCCCGAATCGGCAACCGCCAAAACACTGGTAGAGGCGGAAGCCATCGCCCATCGCATTGGCTTCCCGGTCATGATCCGCCCGTCGTTCGTCCTCGGTGGCCGCGCGATGATGGTCGCCTACGAGGAAGAGGAGCTCGAACCGTTCGTCAACGCGGCCTTTGCCGCCAGCCCGGACTTCCCGGTGTTGATCGACCGCTTCCTGGAACACGCCATCGAAGTGGACGTCGATCTCGTCTGCGACGGCACCGATGTCTATGTTGGCGGCGTAATGGAGCACGTCGAGGAAGCCGGCATCCACTCCGGCGACTCCGCCTGCTCGATCCCGCCCTACACCCTCTCCGACGACATGGTTGCACGCATCAAGACCGCCTGCACCGCCATGGCGATGGAGATTGGTGTGAAAGGCCTGATGAACGCGCAGATCGCCGTCAAGGACGACGAGTTCTACATCATCGAGGTCAACCCGCGCGCCTCGCGCACGGTTCCCTACGTCAGCAAGGCCACCAATGTTCCTTTGGCCAACATTGCCACGCAGATTGCAATGGGCAAGACCATCAAGGAACTCGGGCTGGTTGGGTTCGAACCCAAGATTGAGTGGTATGCCGTCAAGGAAGCCGTCTTCCCGTTCAACCGCTTTGCGGGCGTCGACCCGATCCTCGGGCCGGAAATGAAATCCACTGGAGAAGTGATGGGCATCGACAAATGCTTTGAGCTGGCGTTCTGGAAAGCGGAAGTTGCCGCAGGCCAAGTACTGCCGACCGAAGGAACCGTCTTCCTGAGTGCAAAAGACCGCGACAAGGACTGGATTGTGGAGGTTGGAAGGGAATTCGTTGCACTGGGCTTCAAGCTAGTTGCCACCGAAGGTACGGCCCAGGCGCTGCACAACGCCGGACTGGAAGTGACCCTGACGCACAAGCTTTCCGAGGATGGAAAGAATGTCATCGACCTGATGAAGAGCAATGGCGTCCACCTGCTGGTCAACACGCCCAGCGGCCCCGTTGCCCGCGTGGACGAAATCAAGATTCGCTCGGAAGCCATCCTGCGCGGCCTACCGATCGTCACCACGCAATCCGGCGCCGAAGCATCGGTCAAGGCCATCAAATACATCTCGGAAAATGATTGGGACGTGAAGCCCATCCAGGAATACCACGCATAG